The DNA segment CGATGCGTGCCGGACGGACAATGAATAAAATTTGGATTGCAGAGGGTGCTCAAAAGCATTTGACCCAGCCGATTATCGCTGAGGCTAAAAAACACGGGGTTATCGTGCAATTTGTCGATAAGCGCAAGCTGGATCAAATGGCGCCGGGCCTGCAGCATCAGGGTGTTGTGGCTCAGGTTGCCCCTTATGCTTATGCAGAGCTTGAAGATCTCCTGAATAAGGCGGAGGAGAGGGGAGAGCCGCCTTTTCTGCTTATTCTGGATGAAATCGAGGATCCGCACAATTTAGGCTCCATTCTGCGTACTGCAGAATGCACTGGTGTACACGGGGTGATTATCCCTAAGCGTCGGTCTGCATCCATAACAGCGACGGTATCGAAGACTTCAGCCGGAGCCGTGGAATACGTGCCTGTAACGAGAGTGACCAATTTGGCTCAAACGATGGAGCAGTTGAAGGAAGCGGGTGTCTGGATTGTTGGCACGGATGTAGAGGCCCAGCAGGAAATGTATGATTCCGGTCAGGTACTCACCGGTGCTGTCGCCATTGTGATCGGTAATGAGAACAAGGGGATGGGTCGGCTCGTTCGCGAGAAATGCGATGTATTGCTGAAGCTGCCTATGGCGGGTCGGCTTAATTCCTTGAACGCCTCGGTCGCGGCGGGCGTTATTATGTACGAAGTGCTGCGCAAACGCCGCGCTGAAGGTTAGTTGGCAGCATGCGCGAAATGCGCGACGTTCTTCTGGTTGATGGCTATAACATGATTGGCGGATGGCCTGAGCTTGCCGCATTGTCAAAGATGGGAATGCAAGAGGCCCGCGACCGGCTATTGGAAAGGCTGGCCAATCATCAAGCCTTTTCCGGAAGAAGAGTAATTGTGGTATTCGATGCTTATCGCGTACCTGGCTTGGGGAAGTCTTTTAACCAGAGCCAGGTCGAGGTTCATTTCACGAAAGAGAAAGAAACGGCGGATGAGTGCATCGAGCGTCTGGTTCGCGAACTGACGCATAGACGCAGGCAAATCTATGTTGCAACCAGCGATACTGTAGAGCAGCATGTGATATTTGGACAAGGGGCACTCCGGGTTTCAGCGCGAGAATTGCTGAATCAGGTCGAGGAGAATGAGAGGGAGATTCAATCGAAAATTGCCGAACGCAGCTCCAAATCGAGTCGAAATAGTATTGATGCCAAGCTTAGCCCAGAGGTGCGAATGATGTTTGAACGTTGGCGCAGGGAATGATAGGACAGGATACGCTATCCTTCCAAATGCCCTTGACAAAGTTCGACTTTACATCTTTTGGTACCTTTATAGTTGACGCTAATATGCGCCATCATATATACTGATCGTATTACTTGACTGAAGTGACGGGGCACCGTGCGTTGCAGCCGGAGGGATTTGTGGTGAGTGTCAATCTCGAGACGTGGGTTAGGTTTGACTATGAGATCCAAAGTGACGAAGACATTGTCGAAGCGGTCCGCGAAGGTGACAGTGAAGCGCTGGAGTACTTGATTAACAAGTACCGGAGCTTCGTCCGTGCAAAGGCCAGATCCTATTTTTTGATTGGCGCTGACCGGGAGGATATTATCCAGGAAGGGATGATTGGCCTATATAAGGCTATTCGGGACTTTCGGGGGGATAAGCTTGCATCGTTTAAAGCATTCGCTGAGTTATGCATAACACGGCAGATTATTACAGCGATTAAGACGGCAACTCGGCAGAAGCATATTCCGCTGAATTCGTATGTATCCTTGGACAAGCCGATCTATGATGAGGATTCGGATCGGACGTTGTTGGATGTTATTTGTGGTTCTCAGGTGTGTGATCCTGAAGAATTGATCATTAATCAGGAAGAATTCGTTGGTTTGGAAGATAAAATGTCGGAGATTCTTAGCGATCTGGAACGAAAAGTGTTGATGTTGTATTTGGATGGACGTTCCTATCAGGAAATTGCCGTTGATTTAGATCGTCATGTTAAGTCTATTGATAACGCTTTGCAACGGGTTAAACGCAAGCTGGAAAAATACTTGGAAGTGCGTGACGGAGCAATGTAATTGTTTGTGTCGGAGAGGCAAGGGATCATGGATACATGGCATCCTAAATAGAATAGTTGGTGTAAAAACGACTATAGCTATAGTCGTTTTTTTGCACATGCACACATGGAAATATATAGTGAATCTAAGAATGTCATCCTGCCATGAAATGTGGAGTTAATTAAGAGCTAAGTGCTGACAAGGGTTTATCTTAGAAAACGATGTGTTATACTGTTAATAATCAAATTAAAGAGAAGCTCGAAGTCTCGTTGACATGGGTATGGCCTTATGATAAAGTGTTTTAGGTAGGCCTAAATTTGCGTTTTTTGGATGTTTAGGTTCAATTAAGAGACTTCTCAATTTGATGAAGGTCTTCGGGAGGTGCACATCATGCGGGTAATTATTACGTTAGCTTGTACGAATTGCAAACAAAGAAACTATACAACGACAAAGAACAAGCGTAACCACCCCGACCGCATGGAGATGAAGAAATTTTGCAAGTTTTGTAACGAGCAAGTTCCTCATCGCGAAACCAGATAGTCTTTGGAGGTGTAGTCGCGTATGAAACGAAGTTTCAAATCGTTGTTCTCTTTTTTCTCTGAAAGCTGGGCTGAGCTTAAAAAAGTTCGCTGGCCTAATCGTAAAGAGCTGACCAATTATACGATGATTGTCCTCGGTACAATTGTAGTAGTCGCGATTTATTTTTGGGTACTTGATATCGGCATCTCCGCTGTGATCGAAGCGATAATTTAAGAAGGGTCCTTAGGTGGCTTGATATGGAGAAAAGATGGTATGTAGTACATACCTATTCTGGGTATGAGAACAAGGTCAAAGCCAATTTGGAGAAACGCGTTGAGTCGATGGGCATGGAAGACAAGATATTCCGTGTGCTTGTTCCTATGGAAGAAGAAGTGGTAAACAAAGACGGGAAGAAGAAGACCGTCATGCGTAAGGTTTACCCCGGTTATGTCTTGGTGGAAATGATCCAGACCGACGATTCTTGGTATGTTGTTCGCAATACACCAGGAGTTACGGGATTCGTTGGCTCGACAGGCTCAGGCTCGAAACCAACTCCGCTTCTGCCTGAAGAGGTAGATCAGATTTTGCGGCATATGGGTATCGAAGAACCGAAGCCGGTCATCGATTTCGAAGTCAAAGAATCCGTGCGTATCAAAGTTGGCCCGTTTGCTAATTTTGTCGGATCGATTGAAGAAATTCTCGTCGACAAGAGTAAGCTGAAGGTTCACGTCAACATGTTTGGACGAGAAACCCCGCTTGAACTGGATTACACTCAAGTGGAGAAAATATAGGTTTCTTAAGGTTTCATGTGGGAGGGGAGAAATTCCCGTCTACCACTATTAGGGCAAGGAGGTGTTTTACATGGCAAAAAAGGTTATCAAAATGGTAAAACTGCAAATTCCTGCAGGGAAAGCGAATCCTGCACCTCCGGTAGGTCCGGCGCTGGGTCAAGCAGGTGTCAACATCATGGCATTCTGTAAAGAGTTTAACGCACGTACTGCCGATCAAGCAGGTTTGATTATTCCGGTTGAAATCTCGGTGTTTGAAGACCGTTCTTTTACTTTCATCACTAAGACTCCACCAGCTGCCGTTCTACTTCGCGTTGCTGCGAAAATTGAGAAGGGCTCCGGTGAACCGAATAAGAACAAAGTAGCTACCGTGAAACGCGACGCAGTTCGTCAAATTGCGGAGCAAAAAATGCAAGACCTGAACGCAGCTTCT comes from the Paenibacillus lentus genome and includes:
- the rlmB gene encoding 23S rRNA (guanosine(2251)-2'-O)-methyltransferase RlmB, coding for MDDQEWIGGKHSLLEAMRAGRTMNKIWIAEGAQKHLTQPIIAEAKKHGVIVQFVDKRKLDQMAPGLQHQGVVAQVAPYAYAELEDLLNKAEERGEPPFLLILDEIEDPHNLGSILRTAECTGVHGVIIPKRRSASITATVSKTSAGAVEYVPVTRVTNLAQTMEQLKEAGVWIVGTDVEAQQEMYDSGQVLTGAVAIVIGNENKGMGRLVREKCDVLLKLPMAGRLNSLNASVAAGVIMYEVLRKRRAEG
- a CDS encoding NYN domain-containing protein produces the protein MREMRDVLLVDGYNMIGGWPELAALSKMGMQEARDRLLERLANHQAFSGRRVIVVFDAYRVPGLGKSFNQSQVEVHFTKEKETADECIERLVRELTHRRRQIYVATSDTVEQHVIFGQGALRVSARELLNQVEENEREIQSKIAERSSKSSRNSIDAKLSPEVRMMFERWRRE
- the sigH gene encoding RNA polymerase sporulation sigma factor SigH; protein product: MVSVNLETWVRFDYEIQSDEDIVEAVREGDSEALEYLINKYRSFVRAKARSYFLIGADREDIIQEGMIGLYKAIRDFRGDKLASFKAFAELCITRQIITAIKTATRQKHIPLNSYVSLDKPIYDEDSDRTLLDVICGSQVCDPEELIINQEEFVGLEDKMSEILSDLERKVLMLYLDGRSYQEIAVDLDRHVKSIDNALQRVKRKLEKYLEVRDGAM
- the rpmG gene encoding 50S ribosomal protein L33 — its product is MRVIITLACTNCKQRNYTTTKNKRNHPDRMEMKKFCKFCNEQVPHRETR
- the secE gene encoding preprotein translocase subunit SecE, giving the protein MKRSFKSLFSFFSESWAELKKVRWPNRKELTNYTMIVLGTIVVVAIYFWVLDIGISAVIEAII
- the nusG gene encoding transcription termination/antitermination protein NusG, which codes for MEKRWYVVHTYSGYENKVKANLEKRVESMGMEDKIFRVLVPMEEEVVNKDGKKKTVMRKVYPGYVLVEMIQTDDSWYVVRNTPGVTGFVGSTGSGSKPTPLLPEEVDQILRHMGIEEPKPVIDFEVKESVRIKVGPFANFVGSIEEILVDKSKLKVHVNMFGRETPLELDYTQVEKI
- the rplK gene encoding 50S ribosomal protein L11 — translated: MAKKVIKMVKLQIPAGKANPAPPVGPALGQAGVNIMAFCKEFNARTADQAGLIIPVEISVFEDRSFTFITKTPPAAVLLRVAAKIEKGSGEPNKNKVATVKRDAVRQIAEQKMQDLNAASVEAAMRMVEGTARSMGIAIQD